The Mytilus edulis chromosome 12, xbMytEdul2.2, whole genome shotgun sequence genome contains a region encoding:
- the LOC139499006 gene encoding alpha-L-fucosidase-like, with translation MAIYSVFLLLFCANLSVGQRYEPTWESLDSRPLPTWFDEAKFGIFINWGVFSVPSYSAVWFWKYWENGHKDINNFMKRNYRPGFTYADFAADFKTEFYDPKRWAAIIQASGAKYVVLVSKLEDGFTNWPSNYSWNWNSYDTGPHRDLVGELATAVRETTDLRFGLYHSLFEWFNPLYLKDKKNNFTTQNFVKTKTMPELYELVNRYKPEVIWSDGDWEASDSYWTSKEFIAWLYNDSPVKDTVVTNDRWGRGDICLHGGYLSCKNRYNPKTLQKRKFENTMTIDKDHWGFRREAKIEDFYTSQELISTFVQTISSGGNMIMNVGPTSYGTIQPIYEERLLQFGKWMTINGEAIYSSKSWTTQQDNATSAWYTMKKTKGGTNVYAILLDWPDTSYLYLSAPVASSSTSITMLGYSAYFSYSIVQPSGINITLPVISFTKIPSTDAWVFKLTDLKN, from the coding sequence ATGGCTATTTACAGTGTATTCTTACTTTTGTTTTGTGCAAATTTATCAGTCGGACAACGATACGAGCCAACATGGGAATCTCTTGATAGCAGACCACTTCCGACATGGTTTGATGAAGCTAAGTTTGGTATTTTTATAAACTGGGGAGTGTTTTCTGTCCCAAGTTATAGTGCTGTTTGGTTCTGGAAATATTGGGAAAATGGACATAAAGACATTAACAATTTTATGAAACGTAACTATCGACCGGGTTTTACATATGCTGACTTTGCAGCAGATTTCAAAACAGAGTTCTATGATCCAAAACGATGGGCTGCTATAATACAGGCCTCCGGGGCTAAATACGTTGTGTTAGTTTCTAAACTCGAAGATGGATTTACAAATTGGCCGTCAAATTATTCATGGAACTGGAATTCTTACGACACTGGACCACATAGAGATCTAGTCGGTGAATTAGCTACTGCGGTTCGGGAGACAACAGATCTTCGATTTGGTTTATATCATTCTCTGTTTGAATGGTTCAATCCGTTGTATCTgaaggacaaaaaaaataatttcacaacacaaaattttgtgaaaacaaaaacaatgccAGAACTATATGAACTGGTAAATCGATATAAACCGGAAGTAATTTGGTCAGATGGTGACTGGGAAGCATCGGACAGTTACTGGACGTCAAAGGAATTCATCGCTTGGCTCTACAATGACAGTCCAGTCAAGGATACTGTTGTCACCAATGATAGATGGGGGCGCGGCGATATTTGTCTCCATGGAGGATATCTTTCGTGTAAAAATAGGTATAATCCTAAAACTCTAcagaaaagaaaatttgaaaacacGATGACGATAGACAAAGATCATTGGGGCTTCCGAAGAGAAGCAAAAATAGAAGACTTTTATACGTCACAAGAACTGATATCTACATTTGTTCAAACTATAAGCAGCGGAGGAAATATGATTATGAACGTTGGACCAACTAGCTATGGAACAATCCAGCCTATCTATGAAGAAAGACTTCTTCAATTTGGAAAATGGATGACAATAAACGGGGAAGCAATTTATAGTTCAAAGTCATGGACAACACAGCAAGACAACGCCACGAGTGCATGGTATACAATGAAGAAAACGAAAGGCGGAACCAACGTTTATGCCATTTTACTAGACTGGCCTGACACCAGTTATTTGTATTTGAGTGCACCTGTGGCCAGTAGCAGCACTTCTATAACGATGCTAGGATATTCAGCTTATTTTAGTTACTCAATAGTGCAACCATCCGGGATTAATATAACATTACCAGTTATATCATTTACAAAGATACCAAGTACCGATGCGTGGGTTTTTAAATTGACTGATTTAAAGAACTGA
- the LOC139499007 gene encoding alpha-L-fucosidase-like isoform X2, protein MAIYSIFLLLICANLSVAQRYEPTWESLESRPLPSWFDEAKLGIFIHWGVFSVPSYSAVWFWNYWKNGHKDINNFMKRNYRPGFTYGDFAADFKTEFYDPKRWAAILQASGAKYVVLVSKHHEGFTNWPSNYSWNWNSYDTGPHRDLVGELATAVRETTDLRFGLYHSLFEWFNPLFLKDKENNFTTQDFVKMKSMPELYELVNRYKPEVIWSDGSGQAPDSYWMSKEFIAWLYNDSPVKDTVVVNDRWGRGDICRHGGYLTCNDRYNPKSLQNRKFENPMTIDKNHWGFRREANIEDFYTSRELISTFAQTVSCGGNMLMNVGPTSYGTFQPIYEERLLQFGKWMKINEEAIYSSKPWTTQQDNATNAWYTMKKTTSGTNVYAILLDWPEKNYLYLNAPVASSSTSITMLGYSGYFSYSIVQPSGINITLPVISFTKIPSTDAWVFKLTDLKN, encoded by the coding sequence ATGGCTATTTACAGTATATTCTTACTTTTGATTTGTGCTAATTTATCAGTCGCACAACGATACGAACCAACATGGGAATCTCTCGAAAGCAGACCTCTTCCGTCATGGTTTGATGAAGCTAAGCTAGGTATTTTTATTCACTGGGGAGTGTTTTCCGTTCCTAGTTATAGTGCAGTTTGGTTCTGGAATTATTGGAAAAATGGACATAAAGACATTAACAATTTTATGAAACGTAACTATCGACCTGGTTTTACATATGGTGACTTTGCAGCAGATTTCAAAACAGAGTTCTATGATCCAAAACGGTGGGCTGCTATATTACAGGCTTCCGGGGCTAAATACGTTGTTTTAGTATCTAAACACCACGAGGGCTTTACAAATTGGCCGTCAAATTATTCGTGGAACTGGAATTCTTACGACACTGGACCGCATAGAGATCTAGTCGGTGAACTAGCTACTGCAGTTCGGGAGACAACAGATCTTCGATTTGGTCTCTATCATtctctgtttgaatggtttaatcCGCTGTTTCTGAAggacaaagaaaataattttacaacACAAGATTTTGTGAAAATGAAATCAATGCCAGAACTATATGAACTTGTGAATCGATATAAACCGGAAGTAATTTGGTCAGATGGCTCCGGCCAAGCGCCAGATAGTTACTGGATGTCTAAGGAATTCATCGCTTGGCTCTACAATGACAGTCCTGTCAAGGATACTGTTGTCGTCAATGATAGATGGGGTCGTGGCGATATTTGCCGCCATGGGGGATATCTTACGTGCAATGATAGGTATAATCCGAAATCTCTCCAGAACAGAAAATTTGAAAACCCAATGACGATAGACAAAAACCACTGGGGATTCCGAAGAGAAGCAAACATAGAAGACTTTTATACATCACGAGAACTGATTTCTACATTTGCACAAACTGTAAGCTGCGGAGGTAATATGCTTATGAACGTCGGACCAACTAGCTATGGAACATTCCAACCAATCTATGAAGAAAGACTTCTTCAATTTGGAAAATGGATGAAAATAAATGAGGAAGCAATATATAGTTCAAAGCCATGGACAACACAACAAGACAACGCCACGAATGCATGGTATACAATGAAGAAAACGACGAGCGGAACTAACGTTTATGCCATTTTACTAGACTGGCCTGAGAAAAACTATTTGTATTTGAATGCACCTGTGGCTAGTAGCAGCACTTCTATAACGATGCTAGGATATTCAGGTTATTTTAGTTACTCAATAGTGCAACCATCCGGGATTAATATAACATTACCAGTCATATCATTTACAAAGATACCAAGTACCGATGCGTGGGTTTTTAAATTGACTGATTTAAAGAACTAA